In a genomic window of Erigeron canadensis isolate Cc75 chromosome 5, C_canadensis_v1, whole genome shotgun sequence:
- the LOC122600452 gene encoding U-box domain-containing protein 12-like, translating into MGVRKIQQNNLGSVVLDRHSDAGNFKLWSSCRRKIIDTMTCGGGGYRHRHTVHSPVKEKKPECRSDEIKKSDSFKDTENIKNKKSDKLSELLRMSELWEEEEEAVKKKVEVLEELKSVVKRLQCGGNDDVLGGAKDVRKLAKEDSDARTTLALLGAIPPLVGMLDSRDLGFHIAALYALLNLGIGNDTNKAAIVKAGVVHKMLDLVKSPNEGVIDPDLSAAIVANFLGLTALDSNKPIIGSSGAILFLVKTFMSSNEGNANSQVVQDCLRALYNLSILPSNVSPMVEIDDFVPFLMATLGDMEVSDRILSILSNVVSTPEGRKALSGVKDSFQILVDVLSWTDSPDCQEKATYIMMVMAHKSYRDRQAMIESGVTSSLLELTLLGSTLAQKRASRILEILRIDKGKQVSETFAVGSMGANVSAPLCGSIDSMSVGSTDATKDSDDRMMSDESKAVKNLVQQSLHSNMRRIVKRANLPQDFVPSEHFRSLTSISTSKSLPF; encoded by the exons CCGATGCCGGAAACTTTAAACTATGGTCATCttgtcgccggaaaatcattgACACTATGACTTGCGGCGGCGGTGGGTACCGGCACCGTCACACCGTTCACTCACCGGTAAAGGAAAAGAAACCGGAATGCAGATCTGATGAAATTAAGAAAAGTGACAGTTTTAAGGATACTGAGAATATCAAGAATAAAAAGTCGGACAAGCTGTCGGAGTTATTAAGGATGTCGGAATTatgggaagaagaagaagaagcagtGAAGAAAAAAGTTGAAGTATTGGAAGAATTAAAAAGTGTGGTGAAGAGATTACAGTGTGGTGGAAACGACGACGTTTTGGGTGGGGCGAAAGATGTGAGGAAATTAGCAAAAGAAGATAGTGATGCTAGAACTACATTAGCTCTGCTTGGTGCAATTCCTCCGTTGGTGGGAATGCTTGATTCCCGGGATCTTGGGTTTCATATTGCTGCTCTTTATGCCCTTCTTAATCTTGGAATTGGAAATGACAC gAATAAGGCTGCTATTGTGAAAGCAGGGGTAGTACACAAGATGCTTGATCTAGTGAAGTCTCCAAATGAAGGTGTTATTGATCCTGATTTGTCTGCAGCAATTGTAGCCAATTTTCTTGGGTTGACTGCACTTGATTCAAACAAACCGATTATTGGATCTTCGGGTGCAATTTTGTTCTTGGTTAAAACATTCATGAGTTCAAATGAAGGTAATGCCAATTCACAAGTTGTTCAAGATTGTTTGAGGGCACTCTACAATTTGTCTATTTTGCCTTCCAATGTTTCACCAATGGTTGAGATTGATGATTTTGTTCCATTTCTTATGGCCACATTGGGAGATATGGAAGTGAGTGATAGAATCTTGTCGATTTTGAGCAATGTGGTGTCAACCCCTGAGGGACGAAAGGCTTTAAGTGGTGTTAAAGATTCGTTTCAGATATTAGTTGATGTTTTGAGTTGGACGGATTCACCTGATTGTCAAGAAAAGGCGACATACATTATGATGGTTATGGCTCATAAGTCGTATAGGGATAGACAAGCCATGATTGAATCCGGGGTTACATCTTCCCTCCTTGAGCTAACCCTATTAGGTAGCACCTTAGCACAAAAACGAGCTTCACGAATTTTAGAAATATTAAGGATTGATAAAGGGAAGCAAGTGTCTGAAACCTTTGCTGTAGGAAGCATGGGAGCGAATGTTTCAGCACCCCTTTGTGGATCTATTGATTCCATGTCCGTGGGATCAACAGACGCCACCAAGGATTCAGACGATAGGATGATGAGTGACGAGAGTAAAGCTGTTAAGAATTTGGTACAACAAAGCTTGCATAGCAACATGAGAAGGATCGTGAAGAGGGCGAATTTACCACAAGACTTTGTGCCATCGGAGCATTTTAGATCACTCACATCTATCTCTACTTCAAAGAGTTTACCATTTTGA